In the genome of Coraliomargarita algicola, one region contains:
- a CDS encoding DUF1800 family protein, whose protein sequence is MNPLQFVMNSKAVNAIAELKLISCLLLVLSLSLSVQAVKADLVIDTIDPNSIATWASRLKAGHFLAQATMGGTQAEIDDLADRIIEIGEDAAFNEWIDDQFSMPYDSFFNFTKGMVEGDGYTFDTFYGDDSTLRFAVQRYSEIAWWDRAIQAQDQLRQRVAWALIQVFVTSEQFSLGAFANVSYYDMLLRNSFGDYRTLLEEVTYHPAMGFYLSSLKNAKGDESLGVFADENFAREILQLFSMGVYELDMNGDYVFDQSSNTENLALGKSTSQSSVKVGGVSSRAVDGNTSGYWSEGSITHTQNELQPWWEVDLGANQTIGDIKLYNRLGYEARLSDFTIQVINADGTVTFSESISDHPDPVMTINAGGAIGQMIKIQLNQNGTLSLAEVEVFGGEALRPVENYTNEDIKQFAKVFTGLTYADDDGNVAASFYAAPRNHHHMAIYQDFHDTTEKTLLRGVTLPAGQSGDQDISDALDNIAATPSVPPFMAIRLIQRMTSSNPSPTYIENVSNVWASTSGDMKSVIRAILMDPEARDSFEISTSPYYSTLGSDNVALGQATSQSSEVYGGVSARAVDGNTDGVWAGGSVTHTATESQPWWEVDLGENRSIGLINVFNRTDRHSSRLSNFTVSIMDGNGDVIYSKNIINYPELSVAIDPKGATGQRVRVQLDGDGILSLAEVQIFEALSETDINLAQGRATAQSSEIYGGVSSRAVDGDSNGVWSDGSVTHTANESQPWWEVDLGKDQIVGLINVFNRTDKHPSRLSDFTISVIDSSGSVTYSESVSEYPDPVMTFDASGVAGQKVRIQLNGTGILSLSEVQVFEPTEAVTIHVDVVDPLHGKIKEPILLVTQFLRYFKATSDEHDGYIKMSTSYFDVIAQRPLNAPSVFNHYRADYSPAQGPLSSAANGLVLPEAELLPVSFIPLYEGVYEDAEDAEILQDIKVGMDPAVLTKIMEHRAGSVSITSMIDELNAYLMHGAMSKTLQDEIASILNEDEGMDYESRYARALAIILSSAEYAVVH, encoded by the coding sequence ATGAACCCATTACAATTCGTGATGAATAGCAAAGCGGTCAACGCCATTGCCGAATTAAAGTTAATATCCTGTTTGCTGCTAGTGCTCTCGTTGAGTCTATCCGTGCAAGCAGTTAAAGCAGATCTAGTCATTGATACGATTGATCCTAATTCTATTGCAACATGGGCGTCTCGCTTAAAGGCAGGCCATTTTTTGGCTCAGGCTACTATGGGAGGAACTCAAGCTGAAATTGACGATTTAGCAGATCGCATTATCGAGATTGGAGAAGATGCTGCTTTCAATGAGTGGATCGATGATCAATTCAGCATGCCCTATGATTCATTTTTTAACTTTACGAAAGGTATGGTTGAGGGGGACGGATACACGTTTGATACCTTTTATGGCGATGACTCTACATTGAGGTTCGCTGTTCAGCGTTATTCCGAAATCGCTTGGTGGGATCGAGCGATTCAGGCTCAGGATCAACTACGCCAAAGAGTTGCGTGGGCGTTGATTCAGGTATTTGTTACCTCAGAACAATTCTCATTAGGAGCTTTTGCGAATGTCTCCTATTACGACATGCTTTTGAGAAATTCCTTTGGGGATTACCGAACTCTACTCGAAGAGGTCACCTATCATCCAGCCATGGGTTTTTATTTAAGTAGTTTGAAGAATGCGAAGGGCGATGAGAGTCTTGGTGTATTCGCGGATGAAAATTTTGCACGTGAAATACTGCAGTTGTTTTCAATGGGGGTGTATGAACTGGATATGAATGGTGATTATGTATTCGATCAAAGTTCAAATACTGAAAATTTGGCTCTGGGAAAGTCCACGTCCCAATCATCCGTCAAGGTTGGTGGCGTAAGCTCACGCGCCGTTGATGGCAATACCAGTGGTTACTGGTCCGAGGGATCGATTACCCATACACAAAACGAATTACAGCCCTGGTGGGAGGTTGATCTAGGAGCCAATCAGACGATTGGTGATATTAAATTATACAATAGACTCGGATACGAGGCGAGGCTCTCGGATTTTACGATTCAAGTAATTAATGCTGACGGAACTGTCACGTTTTCTGAATCAATTAGTGATCATCCAGATCCTGTTATGACGATCAATGCGGGAGGAGCGATTGGGCAGATGATCAAGATTCAATTGAATCAGAATGGAACATTGTCATTGGCAGAAGTAGAGGTGTTTGGGGGAGAGGCCCTTCGTCCCGTTGAAAATTATACCAATGAAGACATTAAACAATTCGCGAAGGTGTTTACTGGCTTAACGTATGCAGATGATGACGGTAACGTTGCAGCATCTTTTTACGCAGCTCCCAGAAATCACCACCATATGGCGATTTATCAGGATTTTCATGATACAACTGAGAAAACACTCTTACGCGGAGTCACGCTACCTGCTGGGCAGTCTGGTGATCAAGATATCTCTGACGCTTTAGACAATATTGCTGCCACGCCAAGTGTGCCTCCTTTTATGGCAATACGGTTGATTCAACGTATGACGTCGTCCAACCCGTCTCCAACATATATTGAAAACGTAAGTAATGTCTGGGCGAGCACCTCGGGCGATATGAAGTCTGTTATTCGGGCTATTCTTATGGATCCAGAGGCACGGGATTCATTTGAAATATCAACCTCACCTTATTACTCCACGTTGGGATCTGATAATGTTGCTTTAGGTCAAGCGACTTCACAGTCATCGGAAGTATATGGTGGTGTGAGTGCTCGTGCAGTTGATGGCAATACGGATGGAGTCTGGGCAGGAGGATCAGTGACACACACCGCAACTGAATCACAACCATGGTGGGAGGTCGATCTTGGTGAAAACCGCAGTATTGGATTAATCAATGTGTTTAACCGGACTGATCGGCACTCAAGTCGTTTATCCAATTTTACTGTTTCGATTATGGATGGGAATGGCGATGTGATCTATTCAAAAAACATTATTAACTATCCGGAATTGTCGGTTGCGATTGATCCAAAAGGAGCGACAGGGCAACGAGTCCGCGTTCAGTTAGATGGTGACGGGATCCTATCATTAGCAGAAGTTCAAATATTCGAAGCGTTGTCTGAAACGGATATAAATTTGGCTCAAGGAAGAGCGACGGCGCAGTCATCGGAAATATATGGCGGCGTGAGCTCTCGTGCGGTTGATGGCGACTCTAATGGGGTTTGGTCTGATGGATCTGTTACTCATACGGCTAACGAATCGCAGCCTTGGTGGGAAGTAGATCTAGGGAAGGACCAGATCGTAGGCTTAATCAATGTCTTTAATCGAACTGATAAGCACCCGAGTCGATTGTCTGATTTTACGATTTCTGTCATCGATTCAAGTGGTAGTGTGACATATTCGGAAAGTGTGAGTGAATATCCTGATCCGGTGATGACGTTCGATGCCTCTGGTGTTGCAGGTCAAAAAGTCAGAATTCAATTAAATGGCACTGGTATTTTATCCTTGTCTGAAGTCCAGGTGTTTGAGCCTACGGAAGCTGTAACAATACATGTAGATGTTGTGGATCCATTACATGGTAAAATTAAGGAGCCAATTTTATTGGTTACTCAGTTTCTTCGATATTTCAAAGCCACGAGTGATGAGCATGATGGGTATATCAAAATGTCGACGTCTTACTTTGATGTCATTGCTCAGCGACCGTTGAATGCACCCAGTGTATTCAATCATTACAGGGCAGACTACTCGCCGGCGCAAGGGCCGTTGTCCAGTGCCGCAAATGGATTGGTTTTACCAGAGGCTGAATTATTGCCAGTCAGCTTTATTCCGTTATACGAGGGAGTGTATGAGGATGCCGAAGATGCTGAGATTCTACAAGATATTAAGGTCGGGATGGACCCTGCGGTTCTTACCAAGATCATGGAGCATCGAGCGGGAAGTGTAAGTATCACATCGATGATTGATGAGTTGAATGCATATTTGATGCATGGGGCGATGTCTAAAACGCTGCAAGACGAGATCGCTTCGATTCTGAATGAGGATGAGGGGATGGATTACGAAAGCCGCTATGCGCGTGCGTTAGCGATAATCCTCAGTTCCGCAGAATATGCGGTAGTCCATTGA
- a CDS encoding DUF1501 domain-containing protein: MKKSINSSSSISRRNFLGSCGKMTTISVLSSFLQLKLANSLMAALPTGSITDYKALVCVFLHGGNDSFNMLTPYLQPEYDLYQSVRSNLALDRESLLAIYDTENADRRWYGLNPLMPEVHSLYDSHHLAFISNVGTLVQPTTANDYVNDVGLPQGLFSHLEQQLAWQSSIPDSISQTGWIGRMSDIMNDSSTTGTETVSMNISTAGANLLQAGVQVGSVNVGSAGANTLGDYNNTPSVKQAIDKSLAQNYKNVIRNHYNHIRKETIEQANLIDDATSGISLATVFPNTSIGQQLKQAALSIAARDQLGVKRQTFFVSMPGYDSHAALLVSHSKLLPELSAALQAFDNAMLELGVHDNVTTYTASDFGRSLTSNGDGTDHGWGGIKW, from the coding sequence ATGAAAAAATCGATAAACAGCTCATCATCCATTTCTCGTCGTAATTTCCTCGGGAGTTGTGGAAAAATGACCACGATTTCAGTGCTATCCTCCTTTTTACAATTAAAGTTGGCTAACTCGCTCATGGCGGCACTCCCGACTGGTTCAATTACGGATTACAAAGCGCTTGTCTGCGTATTCCTTCATGGCGGCAACGATTCGTTCAATATGTTGACGCCGTATCTCCAGCCTGAATACGATCTCTATCAATCGGTTCGCAGCAACTTAGCCTTGGATCGAGAGAGCTTGCTAGCCATTTATGATACAGAGAACGCTGATCGCAGGTGGTATGGTTTGAATCCATTGATGCCTGAGGTTCACTCGTTGTATGATAGTCACCACCTTGCGTTTATTTCTAATGTTGGAACGTTGGTTCAGCCGACAACTGCGAATGACTATGTTAATGATGTTGGCTTGCCTCAGGGATTGTTTTCGCACTTGGAGCAGCAACTTGCTTGGCAGTCATCCATTCCTGATTCGATTAGTCAGACGGGATGGATTGGTCGAATGAGCGATATTATGAATGATTCGAGCACGACTGGAACCGAAACGGTTAGTATGAATATATCGACTGCCGGGGCGAACTTATTACAAGCTGGAGTACAGGTAGGTTCTGTTAATGTAGGCAGTGCTGGAGCTAATACACTAGGCGATTATAATAACACACCGAGCGTTAAGCAGGCCATAGATAAGTCCTTAGCGCAGAACTATAAAAATGTTATTCGAAATCACTATAATCACATTCGTAAGGAAACGATTGAGCAGGCGAATCTGATCGATGATGCGACTTCAGGTATAAGCCTTGCTACCGTATTTCCTAACACCTCAATCGGTCAGCAACTAAAGCAGGCGGCATTGTCAATTGCAGCCCGAGATCAATTGGGAGTGAAGCGTCAGACGTTCTTTGTCAGCATGCCTGGGTATGATTCACATGCTGCTCTTTTGGTGTCACATAGTAAACTGCTCCCAGAGCTCAGTGCCGCGCTTCAGGCGTTTGATAATGCGATGCTGGAACTCGGAGTCCATGATAATGTGACGACTTACACTGCGTCCGACTTTGGGCGTTCATTGACAAGTAATGGGGATGGCACCGATCATGGTTGGGGGGGAATCAAATGGTAA
- a CDS encoding glycosyl hydrolase family 95 catalytic domain-containing protein: MKRLNRILIGALFLTAFSCSASEEVAAESRAQDIDWPSFIGQQDMKWESQVPKDWLQAPYLGNGMLGLLLFQERSSAKNPEASNDKNVLSLHVGRGDYYDNRPSVKGQDHTWIYRGRLPIGFYRIRSKGDVTGVDWRLDLWNAKLVGTVQTSVGSYQIESVVHAEFDSFYFKVLAEGDETVDFEWQPQEAYSHPRRVCEANVARKQANGEEIKGIDKAFTAMPYPKAPEVEVSMSPEGNISRQELYAESGELLTAWKVIEDATTRSKTLVGSIAFSQEMGQALPEVKANMRRGLQEVEEGTYLANHERWWNAYYPQSFVSISDDFWEQFYWLQMYKFASATRSNGMMLDVMGPWYQPGFWPMIWTDLNVQLTYWTHLTANRLDVGASLVNKTDQYAHNLITNVPEEWREDCLNAGTIFPADMVAPVGKNVADHMIWMLHDYWLQCRYADDAERMRDGLFPLLKRALNTNLRYIEENPVDLDDGKIHFKRTWSPEYPGGTGMDVNYTIALTKWAAETLLDINREHDLNDPKAEAWQHLLDHLVDYQEDESGLRIGRDIPFDKAHRHYSHLLAFYPLYDLTPDKDRDLLQRSVDHWLRITQNLDNKMDDARSVTGYTCTGAASMYASLNDGDTALNYLRMLPFNNVSCTTMYAEGNPVIESPFSAATAIHDMLLQSWGDTIRIMPGMPSSWKDAHFRSLLCQGGVTVSADRSEGKLTHVQIDSPVRERKIVFKMEMSEPQFTVIDSQGAAQSVSLLANADGFYEVELPADASLRAIAAGTDLSAINPVKSSGDRANIFGLNKRYESVVNGFKEARK; encoded by the coding sequence ATGAAGCGTCTGAATAGAATACTTATAGGGGCACTGTTTCTGACTGCATTCAGTTGCTCGGCCTCTGAAGAGGTTGCTGCTGAATCAAGAGCGCAGGACATCGATTGGCCGTCCTTTATCGGGCAACAGGATATGAAGTGGGAGAGTCAAGTGCCGAAGGACTGGCTGCAGGCGCCGTATCTCGGCAATGGTATGCTCGGGCTGTTGTTGTTCCAAGAAAGGTCGAGTGCTAAGAATCCCGAGGCAAGCAATGACAAGAATGTGCTGTCTCTCCACGTCGGTCGTGGAGACTATTATGACAATCGACCTTCAGTTAAGGGGCAGGACCATACTTGGATCTACCGTGGGCGTCTGCCTATCGGATTCTATCGGATACGCTCTAAGGGCGATGTGACTGGAGTCGATTGGCGTTTGGATCTGTGGAACGCCAAGTTGGTCGGCACGGTTCAAACTTCGGTTGGCAGCTATCAGATCGAAAGTGTGGTGCATGCAGAGTTTGACTCTTTCTATTTTAAAGTACTTGCCGAAGGCGATGAGACGGTGGACTTTGAGTGGCAGCCTCAAGAAGCGTATTCGCATCCGCGCAGAGTGTGTGAGGCGAATGTGGCACGTAAACAGGCGAATGGAGAGGAAATCAAAGGCATCGATAAGGCCTTCACCGCGATGCCGTATCCGAAGGCTCCCGAAGTTGAAGTTTCGATGAGCCCAGAGGGGAACATTAGCCGCCAGGAGCTCTATGCGGAATCGGGCGAGTTATTGACTGCATGGAAGGTGATCGAAGATGCGACTACTCGCTCGAAGACTTTGGTCGGTTCCATCGCATTTTCCCAAGAAATGGGGCAGGCACTTCCTGAGGTGAAGGCTAATATGCGTCGTGGTCTCCAAGAAGTTGAGGAGGGGACTTACCTTGCGAATCACGAACGTTGGTGGAATGCGTATTACCCGCAGAGTTTTGTGTCGATATCAGATGATTTCTGGGAGCAGTTTTACTGGTTACAAATGTATAAATTTGCATCGGCGACTCGTTCAAATGGGATGATGCTGGATGTGATGGGGCCTTGGTATCAGCCAGGGTTTTGGCCAATGATTTGGACGGATTTAAATGTGCAGCTGACTTATTGGACACATCTCACCGCAAATCGCTTGGATGTCGGGGCTTCATTGGTCAACAAGACGGACCAATATGCACATAATTTGATCACCAACGTTCCAGAGGAGTGGCGTGAGGATTGCCTCAATGCGGGCACGATTTTTCCTGCAGACATGGTGGCTCCTGTCGGAAAAAACGTGGCGGATCACATGATCTGGATGTTGCACGATTACTGGCTACAGTGTCGCTATGCGGATGATGCTGAAAGAATGCGAGACGGTCTCTTTCCTCTGCTGAAGCGGGCGTTGAATACAAACCTGCGCTACATTGAGGAGAACCCAGTCGATTTAGATGATGGGAAAATCCATTTCAAGCGCACCTGGTCGCCTGAGTATCCGGGCGGCACTGGTATGGATGTGAACTACACCATCGCGTTGACGAAATGGGCGGCTGAAACCCTGCTCGACATCAACCGCGAGCATGACCTGAATGATCCGAAAGCGGAGGCATGGCAGCACTTGTTGGACCATTTGGTGGATTATCAGGAGGATGAAAGCGGTCTACGGATCGGTCGTGACATTCCATTTGATAAAGCACACCGGCACTATTCGCATCTTCTAGCGTTCTATCCTTTATACGATCTGACGCCAGATAAGGATCGCGATCTGCTGCAACGATCGGTGGACCATTGGTTGAGGATTACCCAAAACTTAGACAATAAAATGGATGATGCTAGATCGGTAACTGGCTACACCTGCACGGGGGCTGCGTCGATGTATGCTTCTTTAAACGACGGCGATACCGCTCTTAACTATTTGAGAATGTTGCCGTTTAATAACGTGTCGTGCACTACGATGTATGCTGAAGGTAATCCAGTAATTGAGAGCCCCTTTTCGGCGGCAACTGCTATTCATGATATGCTGCTACAGAGCTGGGGGGATACCATCCGTATTATGCCTGGCATGCCGTCCTCGTGGAAGGATGCACATTTCCGTTCCTTGCTCTGTCAGGGCGGTGTAACGGTGAGTGCTGATCGCAGTGAGGGGAAGTTAACCCATGTGCAGATCGATTCACCCGTACGTGAGCGCAAGATCGTATTCAAAATGGAGATGTCTGAGCCTCAGTTTACTGTCATCGATTCACAGGGGGCTGCCCAATCCGTCTCACTGCTGGCAAATGCGGATGGGTTTTATGAAGTTGAGTTGCCAGCTGATGCATCGCTTCGTGCGATTGCAGCAGGCACCGATTTATCCGCGATCAATCCAGTGAAATCGTCTGGCGATCGCGCCAACATATTCGGCTTGAACAAACGCTACGAAAGCGTCGTGAATGGCTTTAAAGAAGCGCGCAAATAG
- a CDS encoding HAMP domain-containing sensor histidine kinase — protein sequence MIRILLQFLYILLSVVAGGGALQGEVSIFEIPSVREALAIEAEGVRAELEALPDFSETRQIDSYGFHGEYLPVLDELPQTPRWTVKLSWGAVAKLEQVILVPAIDPRQGTIRGYGFPRRFRVSKVFPDGSSEVVADWMHEDCPDPGHVPLRIELVEPLCDTIRIDVHRGAEESGREVFALGEVFGVVEHEVWQAKTVEAGPEFEARPYWSKDYLADQKTGLGMPLGMQVAFGNDAASLERDFSVRFDEPETNEYVIDFDLGSEFRMGWLTLFPSTPPEGSIVPGYGFPGKIELYAGRMARDQVVFRPIRDGRWGDGNPRDNAVRIPLYAANGRWLRLKVSELPVENGRPVFAMGEVSISMREQLYPVTAIRLEGFPEGAESRVGSLTDGLVGGRPELQMLDWFELIERQNRLEQSLEDINWVDRGLEQRWSQALNLAIMGVVLLFLFIVLVWVIRRRLSLQKLRLRIAEEQHQTEIEQMKLRFFTHISHELRTPLTVIPAPIERAIKEVGEGKLKDYLGVALKNVHELQQLVEQILDLRQIQEGRMRVMALDLELVQHVRSIFDAMQPLAEAKGIDLIFKPAMNRLVACVDPDGIKRILGNLIGNAIKFTPSGGSVELQLTMVDDALVLSVEDTGPGIAAEDLPNIFEQHYRGQSTGEMQTHGSGIGLALVHEVVSLLGGTVQVESPIADGQGSKFTANLPLKKGSK from the coding sequence TTGATCCGAATTTTACTCCAGTTTTTATATATTTTATTGTCTGTGGTCGCAGGTGGGGGCGCACTACAGGGCGAAGTCTCGATCTTCGAAATTCCATCAGTTCGTGAGGCGCTCGCGATTGAGGCTGAGGGAGTCCGAGCTGAACTAGAAGCATTGCCCGATTTTAGTGAGACGCGGCAGATTGATTCGTATGGTTTTCATGGTGAATACCTTCCGGTGCTGGATGAACTGCCACAGACGCCTCGATGGACGGTGAAGTTGTCTTGGGGGGCCGTTGCTAAATTGGAGCAAGTCATCTTAGTGCCAGCGATTGACCCGCGGCAGGGCACGATTCGAGGCTACGGCTTTCCGCGCCGTTTCCGAGTTTCGAAGGTATTTCCAGACGGAAGCAGTGAAGTGGTGGCGGATTGGATGCATGAAGATTGTCCCGATCCCGGGCATGTCCCTTTGAGGATCGAACTCGTGGAGCCATTGTGTGACACGATTCGAATCGATGTGCACCGGGGGGCTGAGGAGAGCGGGCGCGAGGTGTTTGCTTTGGGAGAGGTATTTGGTGTGGTTGAACATGAGGTTTGGCAGGCTAAGACGGTCGAGGCGGGGCCAGAGTTCGAGGCGCGGCCCTACTGGAGTAAGGATTATTTGGCGGATCAAAAGACTGGGCTGGGGATGCCGCTGGGGATGCAGGTGGCATTCGGGAATGATGCTGCGTCGCTGGAGCGTGATTTTTCGGTGCGCTTCGATGAGCCTGAAACAAATGAGTATGTGATTGATTTCGATTTGGGCAGTGAGTTTCGGATGGGCTGGCTTACACTGTTTCCTTCGACGCCACCGGAGGGCAGTATTGTGCCTGGCTATGGTTTTCCGGGGAAGATTGAGCTCTATGCTGGGCGCATGGCTCGTGATCAGGTGGTTTTTCGGCCGATTCGCGATGGGCGTTGGGGTGACGGGAATCCACGGGATAATGCAGTGCGAATTCCCCTGTATGCGGCGAACGGACGTTGGCTTCGATTGAAAGTGAGCGAGCTTCCGGTAGAGAATGGACGTCCGGTTTTTGCAATGGGCGAAGTGAGTATTAGTATGCGGGAACAGCTTTACCCTGTGACGGCGATTCGCCTTGAGGGATTTCCTGAGGGGGCGGAGTCGCGGGTCGGCTCTTTGACGGACGGTCTAGTTGGCGGGCGGCCTGAATTGCAAATGTTAGATTGGTTTGAGCTGATTGAACGCCAGAATCGCTTGGAACAGAGTTTGGAGGACATCAATTGGGTGGATCGAGGGCTGGAGCAGCGTTGGTCTCAGGCTCTGAATCTGGCAATCATGGGCGTTGTGCTACTGTTTTTGTTCATTGTATTGGTTTGGGTGATACGGCGGCGCTTGAGTCTGCAGAAGCTGCGGCTGCGCATCGCGGAAGAGCAGCATCAAACGGAGATCGAGCAAATGAAGCTGCGTTTCTTTACCCATATCTCGCATGAGTTACGCACACCATTGACCGTGATTCCTGCACCGATAGAGCGGGCGATAAAAGAAGTCGGCGAGGGGAAGCTGAAAGACTATCTTGGGGTGGCGCTTAAAAATGTGCATGAGTTGCAACAGCTGGTGGAACAGATTCTGGATCTGCGCCAGATTCAAGAGGGGAGAATGCGAGTCATGGCCTTGGACTTGGAGTTGGTGCAACATGTGCGCTCTATATTTGATGCCATGCAGCCTTTGGCCGAAGCGAAAGGGATCGATTTGATCTTTAAGCCTGCTATGAATCGCTTGGTGGCGTGTGTCGACCCGGATGGGATCAAGCGCATCCTGGGGAATTTGATAGGCAATGCGATCAAGTTTACACCTTCTGGGGGGAGTGTGGAGCTGCAGCTTACAATGGTCGATGATGCTCTCGTCTTGTCCGTTGAAGACACGGGGCCTGGTATCGCGGCGGAAGATTTGCCGAATATTTTTGAGCAACATTATCGTGGCCAATCGACTGGTGAGATGCAAACGCATGGATCAGGAATTGGATTGGCATTGGTCCACGAGGTTGTGAGCTTGTTGGGGGGCACTGTGCAGGTGGAGAGTCCGATCGCAGACGGGCAAGGCTCTAAATTCACAGCGAATTTACCACTTAAGAAAGGATCGAAATGA
- a CDS encoding response regulator transcription factor codes for MMDQQTTERATILVVEDNADVRLVLETELEDDYVVLLASHGCEGLELAIQNVPDLVITDVMMPEMSGLELCRAIKHNEVTNHIPVIMLTARGQEYEQIEGLEVGANDYISKPFSVPILKMRIHNLLESRRHYRLRILQQLDATGDIEAVSFEDRFMERVLACVDLHLSEPDFGVEQLAAEVGMSERTLQRKLKAMADTTPQDVIRSIRLNRARSLLESSSLSVSEVAFKVGFQEPTNFSRSFKKQFSLPPSHFRSESEDA; via the coding sequence ATGATGGATCAGCAGACAACAGAGAGGGCCACGATACTGGTCGTCGAAGATAACGCAGATGTGCGACTGGTGTTGGAGACCGAGTTGGAGGATGATTATGTCGTGCTGCTCGCGAGTCATGGTTGTGAGGGGCTCGAGCTCGCTATTCAGAATGTGCCAGATCTAGTGATTACAGATGTGATGATGCCTGAAATGTCCGGTTTGGAGCTGTGTAGGGCGATTAAACACAATGAAGTAACGAATCATATTCCAGTGATCATGTTGACTGCTCGCGGCCAAGAGTATGAGCAGATCGAAGGCTTAGAGGTCGGTGCCAACGACTACATTAGTAAGCCCTTTTCGGTACCGATTTTAAAGATGCGGATTCACAACCTGCTTGAATCACGACGTCATTACCGGCTGCGCATTCTGCAGCAATTAGATGCCACGGGCGATATCGAAGCGGTTTCCTTTGAGGATCGTTTTATGGAGCGGGTGCTGGCTTGTGTGGATCTGCATTTATCTGAGCCAGATTTTGGAGTGGAGCAACTTGCCGCGGAGGTGGGCATGTCGGAACGGACCTTACAAAGAAAACTGAAGGCAATGGCCGACACCACGCCGCAGGATGTGATCCGGTCGATTCGACTGAACCGTGCTCGTAGTTTGCTCGAAAGCAGTTCTCTTTCGGTTTCTGAAGTCGCGTTTAAAGTCGGTTTTCAAGAGCCGACTAATTTTAGTCGTAGTTTTAAAAAGCAGTTCAGCTTGCCGCCTTCGCACTTCCGCAGCGAGTCGGAAGACGCATAG
- a CDS encoding alpha/beta hydrolase — MKASILPLLTIFLLCAVGAHGASRWDKGQAQAEQATAEYLVQYTDVHSERIVFKTITLPNGKKMDLDFRLERPKAGEGPFPVVFFVHGGGWVKGNKSGFLHQSFVLAKHGIAGVRLEYRLKSHGARYPEAISDVLDAIDYVRQHASELNLDFTRVGIAGGSAGGHLSAIAAQMTPECICYDGYNGLFDAFDRNRSRFGGGDYTGTTEAEKKAASAIYNIKTPPPDTFLYHGTADPTVDFKQSVRFAEAIRAKGGSAEVLAYEGQGHGFFNKDPFLTATTQALLAHTLYVFEMSDEDPELDEYFVPLE; from the coding sequence GTGAAAGCATCTATATTACCTCTACTCACTATATTTCTGCTCTGTGCCGTGGGCGCCCATGGCGCCAGCAGATGGGACAAAGGCCAGGCACAGGCCGAACAAGCGACGGCAGAGTATTTGGTCCAATATACTGATGTTCATTCGGAAAGGATTGTGTTCAAAACAATCACGCTTCCGAACGGAAAAAAGATGGATCTGGATTTCCGATTGGAGCGCCCCAAAGCAGGCGAGGGGCCCTTTCCGGTCGTTTTCTTTGTCCATGGCGGCGGGTGGGTGAAAGGTAACAAGTCAGGTTTTCTCCATCAGTCCTTCGTGCTGGCGAAGCACGGGATCGCTGGGGTGCGCCTAGAGTATCGCTTGAAATCGCATGGGGCGAGATATCCTGAGGCGATTAGTGATGTGCTCGATGCCATTGACTATGTGCGCCAGCACGCCAGCGAGTTGAATCTAGACTTTACGCGAGTGGGCATCGCCGGCGGTTCGGCGGGCGGGCACCTTTCCGCCATCGCAGCTCAAATGACGCCGGAGTGTATTTGCTACGATGGTTACAACGGGCTGTTTGATGCCTTCGATCGGAATCGCAGTCGTTTTGGCGGTGGCGATTATACGGGCACCACTGAAGCTGAGAAGAAGGCAGCATCTGCCATCTATAATATCAAAACGCCGCCGCCAGACACTTTTTTATATCACGGCACAGCTGATCCTACAGTCGACTTCAAGCAGTCAGTCCGCTTTGCAGAAGCGATACGAGCCAAGGGCGGTTCGGCTGAGGTCTTAGCTTATGAGGGGCAAGGGCATGGTTTTTTTAATAAAGACCCATTCCTGACGGCAACCACTCAAGCGCTGCTGGCGCATACCTTGTATGTGTTTGAAATGAGCGATGAGGATCCAGAACTGGATGAATATTTTGTCCCGCTTGAATAA